In Rhodothermus marinus DSM 4252, a single genomic region encodes these proteins:
- a CDS encoding alpha-ketoacid dehydrogenase subunit alpha/beta yields MGEKKRAATTRRKTRRSLPATTPDAAFDWLRVARLVLTSRYLDDLEETRLLPERRVRYQFSAKGHELAQVLLGQLLTHPKDGVSTYYRSRPLMLALGVSPEEALAASLGKAGAYSDGRDVGVVCNLPGRNGPTVLPMAGDVGSQYTPGVGWAQAICYRRDVLREEAYRGALAVVHGGEGSVATNGFWAALNIATTLRLPVLFYIEDNGYAISVPRELQTPGGNISKNLASFQNLQVLDGDGARPEEAARLLHEAVQRVRSGEGPVLLRLTMPRLSGHSGHDNQAYKPPEVLEAERARDPLPALRAFLVPAVLSPEAWAELEAEVAREVEAALEAALARPDPDPSRVTRYVFAEVGPDGTPELQQAGGMAPEGVTLPKGTDRPRPEPPRINMVEAIRRTLAHELRINPRVVVFGEDVGKKGGVHTATLGLQEAFGEARVFDTSLSEEGIVGRAVGMALAGLMPVAEIQFRKYADPATEQLNNCGTIRWRTANRFAAPIVVRMPGGFARVGDPWHSVSDEVRWVHAIGWQVAYPSNAEDAVGLLRAAMRALDPTIFFEHRLLLDHPAARRPYPGDDYVLPFGRARIVRSGEALTVVTWGAMVHRCEEAAEAAGVDAEIIDLRTLRPWDRTAVLHSVQKTNRCLIVHEDTLTAGFGAEIAAVLARDAFTYLDAPVERLAVPDIPIPYNPQLLEATVPEVAQIAEAMQALVAF; encoded by the coding sequence ATGGGAGAGAAAAAACGCGCTGCTACCACCCGGCGCAAGACGCGCAGGAGCTTGCCGGCCACCACGCCGGATGCGGCTTTCGACTGGCTGCGCGTGGCCCGTCTGGTGCTGACCTCTCGCTATCTCGACGATCTGGAAGAGACGCGCCTGCTGCCTGAGCGCAGGGTGCGCTATCAGTTTTCGGCGAAGGGGCACGAGCTGGCGCAGGTCCTGCTCGGGCAGCTCCTGACGCACCCGAAGGACGGCGTCAGCACCTACTACCGCTCGCGGCCGCTGATGCTGGCGCTGGGCGTCTCGCCCGAAGAAGCGCTGGCCGCCTCGCTGGGCAAGGCAGGCGCCTACAGCGACGGCCGCGACGTGGGAGTGGTCTGCAACCTGCCCGGCCGCAACGGTCCCACCGTGCTGCCCATGGCGGGCGACGTGGGTTCGCAGTACACGCCGGGCGTCGGCTGGGCGCAGGCCATCTGCTACCGACGCGACGTGCTTCGAGAAGAAGCCTACCGGGGCGCGCTGGCCGTGGTGCACGGGGGTGAGGGTTCGGTGGCGACCAACGGCTTCTGGGCCGCGCTGAACATCGCCACGACGCTCCGACTGCCCGTGCTTTTCTACATCGAAGACAACGGCTACGCCATTTCGGTCCCGCGCGAACTGCAGACGCCGGGCGGCAACATCTCGAAGAATCTGGCTTCGTTTCAGAACCTGCAGGTGCTTGACGGCGACGGCGCGCGGCCGGAGGAGGCCGCCCGGCTGTTGCACGAAGCGGTGCAACGCGTTCGATCCGGCGAGGGACCGGTGCTGTTGCGCCTGACGATGCCCCGGCTTTCGGGCCACTCCGGCCACGACAATCAGGCCTACAAGCCGCCGGAGGTGCTGGAGGCCGAGCGGGCGCGCGATCCGCTCCCGGCGCTTCGGGCATTTCTGGTGCCTGCGGTGCTGTCGCCCGAAGCCTGGGCCGAGCTGGAGGCGGAGGTGGCTCGCGAGGTGGAGGCGGCCCTGGAGGCGGCGCTTGCCCGTCCGGATCCGGACCCGTCCCGGGTGACCCGCTACGTCTTTGCCGAGGTGGGACCCGACGGCACACCGGAGCTCCAGCAGGCCGGCGGCATGGCACCGGAAGGCGTGACGCTACCGAAGGGCACCGACCGACCCCGACCGGAGCCGCCACGCATCAACATGGTGGAGGCGATTCGTCGAACGCTGGCCCACGAGCTGCGCATCAACCCGCGCGTGGTGGTCTTCGGCGAAGACGTGGGCAAAAAAGGCGGGGTGCACACGGCCACGCTCGGGTTGCAGGAGGCGTTCGGCGAAGCGCGCGTGTTCGACACCAGCCTGTCCGAAGAAGGGATTGTCGGACGGGCCGTCGGCATGGCGCTGGCCGGGTTGATGCCGGTGGCCGAGATTCAATTTCGGAAATACGCCGATCCGGCCACCGAGCAGCTCAACAACTGCGGTACGATCCGCTGGCGCACGGCCAACCGCTTTGCCGCGCCGATCGTGGTGCGCATGCCCGGCGGGTTTGCCCGCGTGGGCGATCCCTGGCACAGCGTTTCCGACGAGGTGCGCTGGGTGCACGCGATCGGCTGGCAGGTGGCCTATCCGTCGAATGCCGAGGACGCCGTCGGGCTGCTCCGGGCGGCCATGCGGGCGCTCGATCCCACCATCTTCTTCGAACACCGGCTGCTGCTGGACCATCCGGCCGCCCGGCGTCCCTATCCCGGCGACGACTACGTGTTGCCGTTCGGGCGTGCCCGCATCGTTCGCTCCGGCGAGGCGCTCACCGTGGTCACCTGGGGCGCCATGGTCCATCGCTGCGAAGAGGCGGCCGAAGCTGCGGGCGTGGACGCCGAGATCATCGACCTGCGCACGCTGCGACCCTGGGATCGAACGGCCGTGCTGCATTCGGTGCAGAAAACCAATCGGTGTCTGATCGTGCACGAAGACACGCTCACGGCAGGCTTCGGCGCGGAGATTGCCGCCGTACTGGCCCGCGACGCCTTCACCTACCTGGATGCGCCCGTCGAGCGGCTGGCCGTCCCGGACATCCCGATTCCCTACAACCCGCAGTTGCTGGAGGCCACCGTGCCGGAGGTGGCGCAGATTGCCGAGGCCATGCAGGCGCTGGTTGCTTTTTGA
- the pcaF gene encoding 3-oxoadipyl-CoA thiolase, protein MRDAYIIDGVRTPIGRLGGALATVRADDLAAHVLRALLDRHPEIDPAAIDDVYMGCANQAGEDNRNVARMALLLADLPPSVPGVTINRLCASGMSAVVEAARAIRAGDGDLYLAGGIEHMTRAPFVLSKASRPFGRDVELYDTSLGWRFVNPRMEARYGAEPMGCTAENLVELYDIAREDQDLFAYRSHKKAAAAREQGRFALEIVPVEAPQHKAPPRLVKDDEHIRPDTTLEALAKLPPVFRKGGTVTAGNSSGLNDGACALLLASEEAVRRFNLKPKARIVSSAVVGVEPRIMGIGPVEAARRALRRAGLSFDDLDVIELNEAFAAQVLACTRQWGLADDDPRLNPNGGAIALGHPLGMSGARLILTATVELEQRQARYALCTLCVGVGQGMATVIERVA, encoded by the coding sequence ATGCGGGACGCCTATATCATCGACGGCGTACGGACGCCTATCGGCCGCCTGGGCGGCGCCCTGGCCACCGTCCGGGCCGACGACCTGGCCGCCCACGTGCTGCGTGCCCTGCTGGATCGCCATCCTGAGATCGACCCGGCCGCCATCGACGACGTGTACATGGGCTGCGCCAACCAGGCCGGCGAAGACAACCGCAACGTGGCCCGTATGGCGCTGCTGCTGGCCGACCTGCCGCCCAGCGTGCCGGGTGTTACGATCAACCGCCTCTGCGCCTCCGGCATGAGCGCCGTCGTGGAGGCGGCACGGGCCATCCGGGCAGGCGACGGCGATCTCTACCTGGCCGGCGGCATCGAGCACATGACGCGTGCGCCCTTCGTGCTCTCCAAAGCCAGCCGCCCCTTCGGGCGCGACGTCGAACTCTACGACACCAGCCTGGGCTGGCGCTTCGTCAACCCCAGAATGGAGGCCCGCTACGGCGCCGAGCCCATGGGCTGCACCGCCGAAAACCTCGTGGAACTATACGACATCGCCCGTGAGGACCAGGATCTGTTCGCCTACCGCTCGCACAAAAAGGCAGCCGCCGCCCGCGAGCAAGGGCGCTTCGCGCTGGAGATCGTGCCCGTCGAAGCCCCCCAGCACAAGGCACCGCCCCGGCTGGTAAAAGACGACGAGCACATTCGCCCGGACACCACGCTCGAAGCGCTCGCCAAGCTGCCGCCCGTTTTCCGCAAAGGGGGCACCGTGACGGCGGGCAACTCCTCCGGCCTCAACGACGGCGCCTGCGCGCTGCTGCTGGCCTCGGAGGAGGCCGTCCGTCGCTTCAACCTGAAGCCGAAGGCCCGCATCGTCAGCTCGGCCGTCGTCGGTGTGGAGCCACGCATCATGGGCATCGGACCGGTCGAAGCCGCCCGCCGCGCCCTCCGACGGGCCGGCCTGAGTTTCGACGATCTGGACGTTATCGAACTCAACGAAGCCTTTGCCGCCCAGGTGCTGGCCTGCACGCGGCAATGGGGACTGGCCGACGACGACCCGCGCCTGAATCCCAACGGCGGCGCCATCGCACTCGGCCACCCGCTGGGCATGTCGGGCGCCCGGCTGATCCTGACGGCCACCGTCGAGCTGGAGCAACGACAGGCCCGCTACGCGCTCTGCACGCTCTGCGTGGGCGTCGGACAGGGTATGGCGACCGTGATCGAACGTGTGGCTTAA
- the paaG gene encoding 2-(1,2-epoxy-1,2-dihydrophenyl)acetyl-CoA isomerase PaaG: MNYQYIRYEVDDGVATLTLNRPDVLNSFHRLMADETIDALRRAADDPAVRAVVLTGAGRAFCAGQDLQAVLPREGEPAPDLGEIVRAQYNPIIRRIRHTEKPFVAAVNGAAAGAGANIALACDFVVAAENASFIQAFSRIGLIPDSGGTFLLPRLVGLARATALTMLAEKLLAPEAHAMGLIYRVCPADRLMDEALALARRLAAMPTRALGMIKRALNRSFTNDLDAQLELEAELQAEAGRTHDYQEGVAAFLEKRAPVFQGR; the protein is encoded by the coding sequence ATGAACTACCAGTACATCCGCTACGAAGTCGACGACGGCGTGGCCACGCTGACGCTGAACCGGCCGGACGTGCTCAACAGCTTCCACCGGCTCATGGCCGACGAAACGATCGATGCGCTCCGGCGCGCCGCCGACGATCCGGCCGTCCGCGCCGTCGTGCTGACAGGCGCCGGCCGTGCCTTCTGCGCGGGTCAGGATCTGCAGGCCGTGCTGCCCCGCGAAGGCGAACCGGCGCCGGATCTCGGAGAGATCGTCCGCGCCCAGTACAACCCGATCATCCGACGCATTCGCCACACCGAAAAGCCGTTCGTGGCGGCCGTCAACGGTGCGGCTGCCGGAGCCGGCGCCAACATCGCGCTGGCCTGCGATTTTGTGGTGGCCGCCGAAAATGCCTCCTTTATTCAGGCGTTCTCGCGCATCGGTTTGATTCCTGACAGCGGCGGCACGTTCCTGCTCCCCCGCCTGGTCGGTCTGGCCCGGGCCACGGCCCTGACGATGCTGGCCGAAAAGCTTCTGGCCCCCGAAGCACACGCCATGGGACTCATCTACCGGGTGTGTCCGGCCGATCGCCTGATGGACGAGGCGCTGGCACTGGCCCGCCGGCTGGCAGCGATGCCCACCCGGGCGCTGGGCATGATCAAGCGGGCGCTGAACCGCTCGTTCACGAACGATCTGGACGCCCAGCTCGAACTGGAAGCCGAGCTGCAGGCCGAAGCCGGCCGCACCCACGACTATCAGGAAGGCGTGGCCGCCTTTCTGGAAAAACGCGCTCCGGTCTTTCAGGGACGGTAG
- a CDS encoding transferase hexapeptide repeat family protein, producing the protein MANIFEFEGFRPVIHESAFIHPNATVIGNVIIGRNVYVAAGAVIRGDWGEIIIEDGCNVQENCVIHMFPGVTVYLEESAHIGHGAIIHGARIGRNALVGMNAVVMDHAVVGAGSIVGALCLVPERMEIPERKIAVGVPARIVGDVSDERLAWKTAGTRLYQQLPEQLRRSLRPCEPLREVPPDRPKMEAIYKTFRETIAELRQDT; encoded by the coding sequence ATGGCCAACATCTTTGAATTTGAAGGCTTTCGCCCCGTCATCCACGAAAGTGCCTTCATTCATCCCAACGCGACGGTGATCGGCAACGTCATCATCGGCCGCAACGTGTACGTGGCGGCCGGTGCCGTCATCCGGGGCGACTGGGGCGAGATCATCATCGAAGACGGCTGCAACGTACAGGAAAACTGCGTCATCCACATGTTTCCCGGCGTGACCGTCTACCTGGAAGAATCCGCGCACATCGGCCACGGCGCCATCATTCATGGCGCCCGCATCGGCCGCAATGCGCTGGTGGGCATGAACGCCGTCGTCATGGATCACGCCGTGGTGGGCGCGGGGAGCATCGTAGGCGCCCTCTGTCTGGTCCCGGAGCGCATGGAGATCCCCGAGCGCAAGATTGCCGTGGGCGTTCCGGCCCGCATCGTGGGCGACGTGAGCGACGAGCGTCTGGCCTGGAAGACGGCCGGCACCCGGCTCTACCAGCAGCTTCCGGAGCAACTGCGCCGGAGCCTGCGCCCCTGCGAACCCCTGCGCGAAGTGCCGCCCGACCGCCCGAAAATGGAAGCCATCTACAAGACGTTCCGCGAAACCATCGCCGAACTCCGACAGGACACATAG
- a CDS encoding 3-hydroxyacyl-CoA dehydrogenase NAD-binding domain-containing protein, producing MTQPLTTATPIGVVGAGTMGRGIAQVAATVGHPVLLHDSNPRALEDARAFLTRMLGRLVEKGKLAPGRDAEILGRITFLHDQLQPLASCGLIIEAIVEDLAAKQALFAQLERLVTPEAILATNTSSLSVTAIAAACQRPERVLGLHFFNPAPLMPLVEVVPGVATAADVVAQARALMEIWGKSPVVARDTPGFIVNRVARPFYGEALRILEEGIADVPTIDWAMRTIGGFRMGPFELMDLIGNDVNFRVTETLWKAFFYEPRYRPSFTQQRMVEAGRLGRKTGRGFYDYREGATNPEPTTDPALGERIFRRILAMLINEAVDAVFWRVASPADIDRAMQLGVNYPKGLLHWADELGLETVLGWMETLYETYREDRYRPSPLFRQMIERGARFFEEAAS from the coding sequence ATGACGCAACCGCTCACCACCGCCACGCCGATCGGCGTCGTCGGTGCCGGCACCATGGGCCGCGGCATTGCCCAGGTGGCCGCCACCGTCGGCCATCCGGTGCTGCTTCACGACAGTAATCCACGAGCGCTCGAAGACGCCCGCGCCTTCCTTACGCGCATGCTGGGGCGCCTCGTAGAAAAAGGAAAACTAGCCCCCGGACGGGACGCCGAAATCCTGGGCCGCATCACGTTCCTGCACGACCAGCTGCAGCCACTGGCTTCCTGTGGACTGATCATCGAAGCCATTGTCGAGGACCTCGCGGCCAAACAGGCCCTTTTTGCCCAGTTGGAACGCCTGGTGACGCCGGAAGCCATCCTGGCCACCAACACCTCGTCGCTCTCGGTGACGGCCATTGCCGCCGCCTGTCAGCGCCCGGAGCGCGTGCTCGGGTTGCATTTTTTCAATCCGGCGCCCCTGATGCCGCTCGTCGAGGTAGTGCCCGGTGTGGCCACCGCCGCCGACGTGGTTGCCCAGGCCCGCGCGCTGATGGAGATCTGGGGCAAGTCGCCGGTTGTCGCCCGCGACACGCCGGGCTTCATCGTCAACCGGGTGGCCCGCCCGTTCTACGGCGAGGCGCTGCGCATCCTGGAAGAAGGCATCGCCGACGTGCCCACCATCGACTGGGCCATGCGCACGATCGGCGGCTTCCGGATGGGGCCCTTCGAACTGATGGACCTGATCGGCAACGACGTCAACTTCCGGGTAACCGAAACGCTCTGGAAGGCTTTTTTCTACGAGCCCCGCTACCGGCCTTCGTTCACCCAGCAGCGCATGGTCGAGGCGGGACGGCTGGGCCGCAAGACCGGACGCGGCTTCTATGACTACAGGGAAGGTGCCACCAACCCCGAACCCACCACCGATCCGGCCCTCGGCGAGCGCATTTTTCGGCGCATCCTGGCCATGCTGATCAACGAAGCCGTCGACGCCGTCTTCTGGCGCGTGGCCTCGCCGGCCGACATTGACCGGGCCATGCAACTGGGCGTAAACTATCCGAAGGGCCTGCTGCACTGGGCCGACGAGCTGGGCCTGGAAACCGTGCTGGGCTGGATGGAGACGCTCTATGAGACGTACCGGGAAGACCGCTATCGCCCCAGCCCGCTCTTTCGCCAGATGATCGAGCGGGGCGCTCGCTTTTTCGAGGAGGCTGCGTCCTGA
- a CDS encoding PaaI family thioesterase produces MPAQADNETAEQRARQIVDQMMARDAFSRWLGIEVLEVTPGRAVVRMTVRPEMLNGFAVAHGGIAFALADSALAFASNTCGMVTMTLESSIFFATPVRAGDVLTATAEETSAGNRVALYDVVVTRADGTRVAFVRGTAYRTKQAHD; encoded by the coding sequence ATGCCTGCCCAAGCCGATAACGAAACGGCCGAGCAGCGTGCTCGCCAGATCGTGGATCAGATGATGGCCCGCGATGCCTTCAGCCGGTGGCTGGGCATCGAGGTGCTGGAAGTCACCCCGGGCCGAGCCGTCGTGCGCATGACCGTGCGTCCGGAGATGCTCAACGGCTTTGCCGTGGCGCATGGCGGGATTGCCTTTGCGCTCGCCGACAGTGCGCTGGCTTTTGCCTCGAACACCTGTGGCATGGTGACCATGACGCTGGAAAGCTCAATCTTTTTTGCCACGCCCGTTCGCGCCGGTGATGTGCTCACCGCCACGGCCGAAGAGACCTCGGCCGGCAACCGCGTGGCGCTCTACGACGTGGTGGTCACGCGCGCCGACGGTACCCGCGTGGCCTTCGTGCGCGGCACCGCCTACCGCACGAAACAGGCCCACGACTGA
- a CDS encoding LA_3696 family protein encodes MAILTVPKVLREKLGDEGVEALIALLNEAAHHERDNLLGILAERFERRVTEEGKRLEVQMAEVEKRLEVQMAEVEKRLDHRITEEVSRLEKQIIEVKVALSERYASLVRWMFIFWAGQIGVIVALFALLR; translated from the coding sequence ATGGCGATTCTGACGGTCCCGAAAGTTTTGCGTGAAAAGCTCGGCGACGAGGGCGTCGAGGCGCTGATTGCATTGCTCAACGAGGCGGCCCATCACGAACGGGACAACCTGCTGGGCATTCTGGCCGAGCGTTTCGAACGGCGGGTGACGGAGGAGGGGAAACGGCTGGAGGTCCAGATGGCCGAGGTGGAGAAGCGGCTGGAGGTCCAGATGGCCGAGGTAGAAAAGCGTCTGGATCATCGGATCACGGAGGAGGTGTCGCGGCTGGAAAAGCAAATCATCGAGGTGAAAGTAGCGCTCAGTGAGCGGTATGCGAGTCTGGTGCGGTGGATGTTCATTTTCTGGGCGGGGCAGATCGGGGTGATCGTGGCGTTGTTTGCGCTGCTACGGTGA
- the paaZ gene encoding phenylacetic acid degradation bifunctional protein PaaZ — translation METTVYLGKVQSFAQGRWHTPAGEGRPVFHAVTGEPIAEISSEGLDFKGMLDYARTVGGPKLRQMTFHERARMLKALALYLNEHRAELYELSRATGATKQDAWLDIDGGIGTFFVYASKGRRELPDERFLLEGEPERISRGGTFLGHHLLVPLEGVAIHINAFNFPCWGMLEKLAPTFLAGMPAIVKPASVTAYVAERVVRLMLESGILPEGALQLICGGVGDLFDHLTGQDVVTFTGSAETGLRLKSHPTILRETVRFNMEADSLNFSMLGPDVTPDLPEFELFINEVVREMTIKTGQRCTAIRRTLVPADRVDAVLEALTRRLREVVVGDPANEQVQMGPLVSRDQVAEVQARLEELAAAGEIVCGRDGFSVIDADPERGAFFPPTLLYCARPFEHTAPHEVEAFGPVNTVMPYRDLDEAIRLARMGRGSLVGSMVTADPDVARTVVFGTAPYHGRLLILNRECAKENTGHGSPLPHLVHGGPGRAGGGEEMGGIRGLYRYMQRTAIQGSPDMLTAIGNQWMPGASRPEADVHPFRKYFDELRIGETYTTARRTVTEADIVNFAGVSGDFFYAHMDELAARESEVFQGRVAHGYFVLSAAAGLFVDPRPGPVLANYGLENLRFTKPVRPGDTIQARLTVKQKIPREAREGERPGGVVRWHVDVTNQDDELVATYDILTLVARRPESEA, via the coding sequence ATGGAGACGACCGTCTATCTCGGCAAAGTGCAGAGCTTCGCCCAGGGCCGCTGGCACACACCTGCAGGCGAAGGTCGCCCGGTATTCCATGCCGTCACCGGCGAACCCATCGCCGAAATTTCCAGCGAAGGACTGGATTTCAAGGGCATGCTGGACTATGCCCGCACCGTAGGCGGCCCGAAGCTACGCCAGATGACCTTCCACGAACGCGCCCGCATGCTCAAGGCGCTGGCCCTTTACCTCAACGAACACAGGGCCGAGCTGTACGAGCTCTCGCGGGCTACCGGCGCCACGAAGCAGGACGCCTGGCTCGACATCGACGGCGGCATCGGAACGTTCTTCGTCTATGCCAGCAAAGGCCGCCGCGAGCTGCCCGACGAGCGCTTCCTGCTCGAGGGCGAACCCGAACGCATCTCGCGCGGCGGGACTTTTCTGGGCCACCACCTGCTCGTGCCGCTCGAAGGCGTGGCCATCCACATCAACGCCTTCAACTTCCCCTGCTGGGGCATGCTTGAAAAACTGGCCCCCACCTTTCTGGCCGGCATGCCCGCCATCGTCAAGCCGGCTTCGGTAACGGCCTACGTGGCCGAGCGGGTCGTCCGACTCATGCTCGAGTCCGGCATCCTGCCCGAAGGCGCCCTCCAGCTCATCTGCGGGGGCGTGGGCGATCTGTTCGACCACCTGACCGGCCAGGACGTCGTGACCTTCACGGGATCGGCCGAAACCGGTCTGCGGCTGAAGTCGCACCCCACCATCCTGCGCGAAACGGTGCGCTTCAACATGGAAGCCGACTCGCTCAACTTCTCCATGCTCGGCCCCGACGTCACGCCCGACCTGCCGGAGTTCGAGCTGTTCATCAACGAGGTGGTCCGGGAGATGACGATCAAGACGGGCCAGCGCTGCACGGCGATCCGTCGCACGCTGGTGCCGGCCGATCGGGTGGACGCGGTGCTCGAAGCGCTCACCAGGCGCCTGCGCGAAGTGGTGGTGGGCGACCCGGCCAACGAGCAGGTGCAAATGGGACCGCTCGTGAGCCGCGATCAGGTGGCCGAGGTGCAGGCCCGCCTGGAAGAGCTGGCCGCGGCCGGCGAGATCGTCTGCGGCCGCGACGGCTTTTCCGTGATAGACGCCGACCCCGAACGCGGCGCTTTCTTCCCGCCCACCCTTCTCTACTGCGCCCGTCCCTTCGAGCACACGGCGCCGCACGAAGTGGAAGCTTTCGGGCCGGTCAACACGGTCATGCCCTATCGGGATCTGGACGAAGCCATCCGTCTGGCCCGCATGGGCCGCGGGAGCCTGGTGGGCTCGATGGTGACGGCCGATCCGGACGTGGCCCGCACGGTCGTGTTCGGCACGGCACCTTACCACGGCCGCCTGCTGATCCTCAACCGGGAATGCGCCAAAGAAAACACGGGCCACGGCTCCCCGCTCCCCCATCTGGTGCATGGCGGCCCCGGCCGCGCGGGCGGCGGCGAGGAAATGGGCGGCATCCGCGGGCTCTATCGCTACATGCAGCGCACCGCCATCCAGGGCTCGCCCGACATGCTGACGGCCATCGGCAACCAGTGGATGCCCGGTGCCTCCCGACCGGAAGCCGACGTACATCCCTTCCGCAAGTACTTCGACGAGCTGCGCATCGGCGAGACCTACACGACCGCCCGACGCACCGTCACCGAGGCCGACATCGTCAATTTTGCGGGCGTCAGCGGCGACTTCTTCTACGCGCACATGGACGAGCTGGCCGCCCGCGAAAGTGAGGTGTTCCAGGGACGCGTGGCGCACGGCTACTTCGTGCTCTCGGCCGCGGCCGGCCTGTTTGTCGATCCGCGGCCGGGCCCGGTGCTGGCCAACTACGGTCTGGAGAACCTGCGCTTCACGAAGCCGGTCCGTCCGGGCGACACGATCCAGGCCCGGCTGACCGTGAAGCAGAAAATTCCCCGCGAAGCCCGCGAGGGCGAGCGGCCCGGCGGCGTCGTCCGCTGGCACGTGGACGTGACGAACCAGGACGACGAGCTGGTCGCCACCTACGATATCCTGACCCTCGTGGCACGCCGCCCCGAATCGGAAGCCTGA
- a CDS encoding enoyl-CoA hydratase/isomerase family protein, which yields MSEPFTFATLQVEADDRGIVCCTFNRPEVRNALNLEMVQEVRRLLEQLAARDEVRALIFTGAGGQAFVSGADIAELRERGRAEALQRINNSLFREIEQFPVPTIAAVRGWALGGGCELAMACDLRVAGESARFGQPEVRLGIIPGAGATYRLPRLVGMGRARELIFTGRIIDASEALAIGLVNYVVPDDEVLAKARALAEAIAEGSPLAVRFAKMALNAAAEMSTDAALTLETIMQAVLFEDEEKYRRMSAFLERRRARKS from the coding sequence ATGAGCGAGCCTTTTACTTTTGCCACGCTGCAGGTTGAGGCGGACGACCGGGGTATCGTGTGCTGCACCTTCAATCGTCCGGAGGTGCGCAATGCGCTCAACCTGGAAATGGTCCAGGAGGTGCGCCGGTTGCTCGAGCAGCTGGCCGCCCGGGATGAGGTGCGCGCGCTGATCTTCACCGGAGCCGGCGGGCAGGCGTTTGTCAGCGGAGCCGACATTGCCGAACTCCGGGAACGCGGACGGGCCGAGGCGTTGCAGCGGATCAACAACAGCCTGTTCCGGGAGATCGAGCAGTTTCCGGTCCCGACCATTGCGGCCGTGCGCGGCTGGGCGCTGGGCGGTGGATGCGAACTGGCCATGGCCTGCGACCTGCGCGTGGCCGGTGAGAGTGCTCGATTCGGCCAGCCCGAAGTCCGGCTGGGCATCATTCCGGGCGCCGGAGCCACGTACCGGCTGCCGCGCCTGGTGGGTATGGGCAGGGCCCGGGAGCTGATTTTCACCGGACGCATCATCGACGCCTCGGAAGCGCTCGCGATCGGGCTGGTCAATTACGTGGTGCCGGACGACGAGGTGCTGGCAAAAGCACGGGCGCTGGCCGAAGCGATCGCCGAAGGGAGTCCGCTGGCCGTACGCTTTGCCAAAATGGCGCTGAACGCCGCCGCCGAGATGAGTACCGACGCCGCGCTGACCCTGGAGACGATCATGCAGGCCGTCCTTTTCGAGGACGAGGAAAAGTACCGGCGCATGTCCGCCTTCCTGGAGCGTCGGCGTGCGCGTAAATCCTGA
- the paaD gene encoding 1,2-phenylacetyl-CoA epoxidase subunit PaaD encodes MTPAEIRKALTEVRDPEIPVLNIVEMGIVRDVRLEGDTVHVEITPTYTGCPAMRTIEESIVQTLRGRGFQKVIVHKVFREPWTTDWMTDEAREKLRAYGIAPPPPRADDAPDLIPLPFSVARGPTVPCPFCGSEQTRQTSAFGSTACKALFFCEACRQPFEYFKAI; translated from the coding sequence ATGACGCCTGCTGAAATCCGCAAAGCGCTGACCGAAGTCCGGGACCCGGAGATTCCGGTCCTGAACATCGTGGAGATGGGCATCGTGCGCGACGTGCGCCTCGAAGGCGACACGGTGCACGTCGAGATCACCCCGACCTACACCGGCTGCCCGGCCATGCGCACCATCGAGGAGTCCATTGTGCAGACCCTCCGCGGCCGGGGCTTCCAGAAAGTGATCGTGCATAAAGTGTTTCGCGAGCCCTGGACCACGGATTGGATGACCGACGAAGCCCGCGAAAAACTCCGGGCCTACGGCATCGCCCCGCCACCGCCCCGGGCGGACGACGCGCCCGATCTGATCCCGCTTCCCTTCTCCGTGGCCCGTGGCCCCACCGTACCCTGTCCCTTCTGCGGCTCCGAGCAGACGCGCCAGACCAGTGCCTTCGGTTCGACCGCCTGCAAAGCCCTCTTCTTCTGCGAAGCCTGCCGCCAGCCCTTCGAGTACTTCAAGGCGATCTGA
- a CDS encoding YbaN family protein — MRLLRLGSGLLCTGLGFLGIVLPVLPATPFFLLAAYFFARSSPRLEQWLLDLPRIGPSIRAYRAGLGIPRRTKWWATAIIVVSILLSAWRLPVPAARVLVIVLGAIGIWYILRRVPTREDVLARRDPNDLPDLPG; from the coding sequence ATGCGGCTCCTTCGACTCGGCAGCGGACTGCTCTGCACCGGCCTGGGCTTTCTGGGCATCGTGCTGCCTGTGCTGCCGGCCACGCCGTTCTTTCTGCTGGCTGCCTATTTTTTCGCCCGGAGCAGCCCACGGCTCGAACAGTGGCTGCTGGATCTGCCCCGAATCGGCCCCTCGATCCGCGCCTACCGCGCCGGTCTTGGCATTCCGCGCCGCACCAAGTGGTGGGCGACGGCGATCATCGTCGTTTCGATTCTGCTTAGCGCCTGGCGACTGCCCGTGCCGGCCGCCCGGGTGCTGGTGATCGTGCTCGGCGCTATCGGCATCTGGTACATTCTCCGGCGCGTCCCTACCCGCGAAGACGTGCTGGCCCGACGCGACCCGAACGATCTGCCCGACCTGCCCGGCTAA